One stretch of Nitrosococcus watsonii C-113 DNA includes these proteins:
- a CDS encoding response regulator transcription factor — protein MEKAIPQATVFIVDDDEAVRDSLCWVIKSAEFKVKAYASAEEFLEQWESSQPGCLVLDVQMPEMSGLQLQKLLAKKDNLLPIIFVSAHGRVPDAVSALREGAVDFLTKPFDHQTLMERIQNSLELDRRRRERRQEQEEIAQRMAQLTARERQVMELIGMGKANKVVAIELGISTKTVEIHRARVMEKLEVRNLAALIHLIRFWRNGDD, from the coding sequence ATGGAGAAAGCAATTCCTCAAGCCACTGTCTTTATTGTTGATGATGATGAGGCAGTGCGGGATTCTCTGTGCTGGGTTATTAAATCGGCAGAATTTAAGGTCAAAGCTTATGCTTCGGCAGAGGAGTTTTTGGAGCAATGGGAATCCAGCCAGCCAGGCTGCCTGGTGCTTGATGTCCAGATGCCTGAGATGAGCGGATTACAGTTGCAAAAATTACTTGCAAAAAAGGACAATCTACTGCCTATTATTTTTGTTTCTGCCCATGGGCGTGTACCAGATGCGGTGAGCGCGCTGCGGGAAGGAGCCGTCGATTTCCTGACGAAACCGTTTGATCATCAGACCCTGATGGAGCGAATCCAAAATAGCCTCGAGCTGGATCGAAGAAGGCGTGAAAGGAGGCAAGAGCAAGAGGAGATTGCTCAACGGATGGCCCAGCTGACTGCTCGCGAGCGCCAGGTAATGGAGCTTATTGGGATGGGAAAAGCGAATAAAGTAGTGGCCATAGAGCTAGGCATTAGCACTAAAACCGTTGAGATTCATCGTGCCCGGGTGATGGAGAAATTAGAGGTTAGAAACCTAGCGGCTCTGATCCATTTAATCCGTTTTTGGCGGAATGGAGACGACTAA
- the hemW gene encoding radical SAM family heme chaperone HemW: MFQFHALPPLALYIHFPWCVRKCPYCDFNSHALPKELPETAYIDALVRDLEQDLPRVWGRRIHSIFMGGGTPSLFSAESLDRLLSAVRARLPWSPQIEITLEANPGTVEQGRFTEFHHIGINRLSLGVQSFNDKALKHLGRIHSSQESCQAVAAAHTAGFDNINLDLMFGLPGQTETQALADVAMAVSLAPHHISYYQLTLEPHTYFYRYPPSLPHEEAINTWQTDCQAHLAQAGYHRYEVSAFAKSDQQCQHNLNYWRFGDYLGIGAGAHGKISDAMENRITRLWKIKHPTSYLAKAGTPEGIGGETNPSPQEAAFEFMLNALRLKEGFPSRLFQERAGLPLSVVEKTLYQAEALELIEWDFRHIRPTEKGFSLLNELLQLFLP; encoded by the coding sequence ATGTTTCAATTCCATGCTTTACCCCCGCTTGCGCTATATATCCATTTTCCCTGGTGTGTCCGCAAGTGTCCCTACTGCGATTTCAATTCCCATGCCTTGCCAAAAGAGCTGCCGGAAACCGCCTATATCGACGCTCTGGTTCGGGATCTGGAACAGGATTTGCCTAGAGTCTGGGGCCGTCGCATCCACAGTATCTTTATGGGCGGCGGAACGCCTAGCCTTTTTTCTGCGGAAAGCCTTGATCGGCTACTCTCCGCTGTACGCGCCCGCCTCCCCTGGTCCCCCCAAATAGAGATTACCTTGGAAGCCAACCCTGGAACTGTAGAACAGGGGCGTTTCACCGAGTTCCATCATATCGGCATCAACCGCCTCTCCCTGGGTGTCCAAAGTTTTAACGATAAAGCGCTTAAGCACCTGGGACGAATCCACTCTTCCCAGGAATCCTGTCAAGCGGTAGCAGCGGCCCATACCGCCGGGTTTGATAATATTAACTTGGATCTTATGTTCGGCCTTCCTGGGCAAACTGAAACCCAGGCCCTTGCTGATGTAGCCATGGCCGTTAGTCTCGCCCCCCACCATATTTCCTATTATCAGCTTACCCTTGAGCCTCATACCTACTTTTATCGCTATCCTCCATCCCTGCCCCATGAAGAAGCAATTAATACCTGGCAAACAGATTGCCAGGCCCACTTAGCCCAGGCGGGATATCACCGCTATGAGGTGTCTGCTTTCGCCAAAAGCGATCAGCAATGCCAGCATAACTTGAATTATTGGCGATTTGGGGATTATCTTGGGATCGGCGCTGGCGCCCATGGAAAAATTTCCGATGCCATGGAAAACCGCATTACCCGTCTATGGAAAATAAAACATCCTACAAGCTACCTAGCTAAAGCAGGCACTCCGGAAGGCATAGGAGGAGAGACGAATCCTTCTCCCCAAGAGGCAGCCTTCGAATTTATGCTTAACGCCCTGCGCCTAAAGGAAGGATTTCCCAGCCGCTTATTCCAAGAACGGGCGGGGCTGCCCCTTAGCGTGGTAGAAAAAACATTATATCAAGCAGAGGCGTTGGAACTGATCGAGTGGGATTTCCGGCATATCCGCCCGACGGAAAAAGGCTTCTCGTTGCTTAACGAGCTATTACAACTGTTTTTACCATAA
- the rdgB gene encoding RdgB/HAM1 family non-canonical purine NTP pyrophosphatase, with the protein MSSAKIVLASHNPGKLREIGEVLNELGMEAISQSAFSVPEAVESGLSFVENALLKARTATQHTGLAAIADDSGLEVDALGGQPGIHSARYAGPKATDQKNLEKLLKNLKEVPEQPFHARYQCVIVYMRHWQDPTPLICQGTWEGQILLAPQGNGGFGYDPIFYLPQHHCTAAELSPPEKNRLSHRGKALRALLDVLREEN; encoded by the coding sequence ATGTCCTCAGCAAAAATCGTTTTGGCCAGTCACAATCCGGGTAAGTTACGGGAAATAGGTGAAGTTTTGAATGAGCTTGGAATGGAAGCCATCTCCCAGTCTGCATTCAGTGTCCCTGAGGCTGTGGAAAGCGGTCTCAGTTTTGTCGAAAATGCTCTTCTCAAGGCACGCACTGCGACTCAGCATACCGGGTTGGCGGCTATTGCTGACGATTCTGGCCTAGAAGTTGATGCCCTGGGTGGGCAACCAGGAATTCATTCGGCCCGCTACGCGGGTCCAAAGGCTACTGATCAAAAAAATCTGGAAAAACTACTAAAAAACCTGAAAGAAGTGCCAGAACAACCCTTTCATGCCCGTTATCAGTGCGTCATCGTCTATATGCGCCACTGGCAAGACCCTACGCCACTCATCTGCCAAGGAACATGGGAAGGACAGATCCTGCTTGCCCCCCAGGGCAATGGCGGGTTTGGATATGACCCGATTTTTTATCTACCGCAACACCATTGTACCGCAGCGGAACTGTCGCCCCCGGAAAAGAACCGCCTAAGTCACCGGGGTAAAGCCTTAAGAGCACTCCTCGATGTCCTCCGTGAGGAGAACTAA
- the rph gene encoding ribonuclease PH produces MRPSGRAPHELRPIHFTRHYTQYAEGSVLVEFGNTRVICNASVEDRIPRFLKGTGRGWITAEYGMLPRSTHNRMGREAAQGRQGGRTLEIQRLIGRALRAVVDLAALGEVTVTLDCDVIQADGGTRTAAITGSYVALVDAIHNRLKKRAIAHSPIHGQIASVSVGIYEGTPVLDLDYREDSTAETDMNVVMNEAGAFIEIQGTAEGHAFRMNELQAMLELAKNGITTLLAQQTEVLARN; encoded by the coding sequence ATGAGACCAAGCGGCCGCGCTCCACACGAATTACGTCCTATCCATTTTACCCGCCACTACACCCAGTATGCCGAAGGTTCAGTATTGGTGGAATTTGGCAATACCCGGGTGATCTGTAACGCCTCGGTCGAGGATCGGATTCCCCGCTTTCTAAAAGGCACGGGGCGAGGCTGGATTACTGCTGAATATGGGATGCTACCTCGCTCCACTCATAACCGAATGGGACGGGAAGCAGCCCAGGGACGCCAAGGGGGGCGTACCCTGGAAATCCAGCGCCTTATTGGACGCGCTTTGCGAGCAGTTGTCGATCTGGCTGCGCTGGGCGAGGTCACTGTTACCCTCGACTGCGATGTCATTCAAGCGGATGGCGGCACCCGGACCGCCGCCATTACGGGCAGCTATGTAGCCCTGGTAGATGCAATTCACAACCGCCTTAAAAAAAGAGCCATTGCCCATAGTCCTATTCATGGCCAGATTGCATCGGTATCCGTAGGCATTTACGAAGGAACACCCGTGCTAGATCTGGATTATCGCGAAGATTCCACCGCAGAAACCGACATGAACGTGGTCATGAATGAAGCAGGGGCATTTATCGAAATACAGGGAACTGCTGAAGGCCATGCTTTCCGGATGAACGAACTGCAAGCCATGTTGGAGTTAGCGAAAAACGGCATTACCACTTTACTTGCTCAACAAACGGAAGTTTTGGCCAGGAATTAA
- a CDS encoding methylthioribulose 1-phosphate dehydratase — MDEEDACFQRAVVQLARVGHFFFERGWVPATSGNFSVRLDSEYMAITVSGWPKGQLSQDGILLASLEGYPLTANKRPSAETLLHAALYRRTLEINAILHTHSVYATVLSRLLVDELVLSDYEVLKAFSGIKTHQTTVRIPIFPNDQNMERLASTVDAYWARNPGAPGYLIAGHGLYTWGPTVEDACRHVEALEFLLECEVLRQKL; from the coding sequence ATGGATGAAGAGGACGCTTGTTTCCAACGAGCCGTTGTCCAATTAGCAAGGGTTGGCCATTTCTTTTTTGAGCGGGGCTGGGTGCCTGCCACCAGCGGCAATTTCTCCGTGCGCCTTGACTCCGAATATATGGCGATTACCGTATCCGGTTGGCCCAAAGGCCAACTAAGCCAAGACGGGATATTGCTGGCAAGCCTGGAGGGTTATCCCTTAACGGCGAATAAGCGTCCCTCTGCCGAGACTTTGCTACATGCGGCTTTATACCGGCGTACCCTTGAGATCAATGCCATTCTCCATACCCACTCGGTTTATGCTACTGTGCTGTCCCGGCTACTAGTGGATGAATTGGTGTTAAGTGATTATGAAGTGCTGAAAGCTTTTTCTGGAATAAAAACTCACCAAACCACGGTGCGGATTCCTATTTTTCCCAATGATCAAAATATGGAGCGCCTAGCCTCTACCGTGGATGCTTATTGGGCGCGGAATCCTGGCGCTCCAGGGTATCTTATCGCCGGGCATGGCTTGTATACTTGGGGGCCTACCGTGGAGGATGCTTGCCGTCACGTGGAGGCCCTTGAATTTTTACTTGAATGCGAGGTACTCAGACAGAAGTTATAA
- a CDS encoding 1,2-dihydroxy-3-keto-5-methylthiopentene dioxygenase, whose amino-acid sequence MSILKIYHENDPSEAQIYKEFDEITQFMEGIGVCFQRWEAQKPLSSEAPQEEILSAYRTPVDQLCQEYGFKSVDIISVKPDHPEKQALREKFLSEHTHSDFEVRFFVEGKGQFYLHAQGKVYALLCEQGDFLSVPAGLPHWFDMGENPNLTCIRLFTTPEGWVANFTGNDIADHFPRLTQ is encoded by the coding sequence ATGAGTATATTGAAAATCTACCATGAAAATGACCCTTCCGAGGCTCAAATTTATAAAGAATTTGATGAGATAACTCAATTCATGGAGGGGATTGGAGTGTGTTTTCAACGATGGGAAGCGCAAAAGCCTTTATCCTCGGAAGCTCCCCAAGAGGAAATTCTGTCCGCCTATCGAACTCCCGTGGATCAGCTCTGCCAAGAATATGGATTTAAGTCAGTAGATATCATTAGCGTTAAGCCCGATCATCCGGAAAAGCAAGCGCTGCGGGAAAAATTCCTAAGCGAGCACACTCACAGCGATTTTGAGGTACGTTTCTTTGTGGAAGGAAAAGGGCAATTTTATCTTCATGCTCAGGGCAAGGTGTATGCCTTGCTATGTGAGCAAGGGGATTTCCTGAGCGTGCCCGCGGGTTTGCCTCACTGGTTTGATATGGGGGAGAATCCAAACCTGACATGTATTCGTCTCTTTACCACGCCAGAGGGGTGGGTTGCCAATTTTACCGGCAATGATATTGCTGACCATTTTCCCCGCCTAACCCAGTAA
- the mtnC gene encoding acireductone synthase codes for MIQAVITDIEGTTTSLSFVKDVLFPYARERMADFVRQRAEDPIVASLLREVQAAAPDKTLDQAGIIRQLLAWMDVDAKVTALKSLQGLLWEAGYRRGDFTGHIYPDVEPNLRAWRKLGISLYVFSSGSVQAQKLLFAHAPGCDLTSLFDGYFDTRIGSKREPNSYQRIADAIDVPSEDILFLSDTEEELDAAAAVGMNTIWLVRNEKLNPGASHPQVPNFNSIRV; via the coding sequence ATGATCCAAGCGGTTATTACCGATATTGAGGGAACCACTACTTCTCTATCTTTTGTAAAGGATGTTCTATTCCCCTATGCGCGGGAGCGGATGGCCGATTTCGTAAGACAACGGGCAGAAGATCCGATAGTAGCCTCCTTGCTTAGGGAAGTGCAGGCAGCGGCTCCGGATAAGACGCTGGATCAAGCGGGGATTATTCGTCAACTGCTTGCCTGGATGGATGTGGATGCCAAGGTGACGGCGTTGAAATCCCTGCAAGGGTTGTTGTGGGAGGCAGGTTACCGGCGTGGCGATTTTACTGGCCATATTTACCCGGATGTTGAACCCAACTTGCGGGCCTGGCGGAAGTTAGGCATTAGCCTCTATGTCTTCTCTTCGGGTTCTGTGCAGGCTCAGAAGCTTTTATTTGCCCATGCACCTGGGTGTGATCTAACCTCGCTTTTTGATGGGTATTTTGATACGCGTATTGGCTCCAAGCGAGAACCGAATTCCTACCAGCGTATTGCCGACGCTATTGACGTTCCATCCGAAGACATTCTTTTTCTATCTGATACGGAGGAAGAACTGGATGCGGCAGCTGCGGTGGGGATGAATACAATATGGTTGGTTCGGAACGAAAAACTAAATCCCGGTGCATCCCATCCTCAGGTGCCAAATTTTAATTCTATTCGAGTTTGA
- a CDS encoding DUF1816 domain-containing protein, with the protein MGPFDTRREAEVMCQHYIHKIRNSHQEGKARRETRKLAYFSK; encoded by the coding sequence ATGGGTCCTTTTGATACGCGGCGCGAAGCTGAAGTGATGTGTCAGCACTATATTCATAAGATAAGGAACTCTCACCAGGAGGGAAAAGCCAGGCGGGAAACGAGAAAATTAGCTTATTTCTCTAAATAA
- a CDS encoding HPF/RaiA family ribosome-associated protein has product MQLPIQISFRHMEPSLAVEDKIRKKAAKLEQFHDRIMGCRVVVEAPHQHHHQGKLYHVRIDLTVPGGELVVSREHHGKQAHQDVYVAIRDAFNAAQRQLESHIQRQRGHVKYHEPPPSGRISVLVPEQDYGKIETIDGREIYFHRNSILNGGFKELKVGNEVHFIEEEGDLGPQASTVHIKN; this is encoded by the coding sequence ATGCAATTACCTATACAAATTAGCTTTCGCCATATGGAGCCGTCCCTAGCCGTAGAGGACAAAATTCGCAAAAAAGCCGCTAAATTAGAGCAATTTCACGATCGGATCATGGGCTGCCGAGTAGTAGTCGAAGCTCCCCACCAACATCACCACCAAGGCAAACTTTACCATGTTCGTATTGATCTGACGGTGCCGGGAGGGGAACTAGTAGTCAGTCGCGAACATCATGGGAAGCAAGCCCATCAAGATGTATATGTTGCCATCCGAGACGCCTTTAATGCTGCACAGCGCCAGCTTGAAAGCCACATCCAGCGGCAACGGGGCCATGTTAAATATCATGAGCCGCCACCCTCTGGCCGTATATCAGTACTTGTCCCTGAACAAGACTACGGTAAAATCGAAACTATTGACGGCCGAGAAATTTATTTCCACAGAAATAGCATCCTGAATGGAGGATTCAAGGAACTCAAAGTTGGCAATGAAGTGCATTTTATTGAAGAAGAGGGAGATTTAGGCCCCCAGGCAAGCACTGTTCATATTAAGAACTAA
- the yidD gene encoding membrane protein insertion efficiency factor YidD — MKNILLSLIVFYRYALSPFMGNHCRYYPSCSAYTQEAIQRYGGFRGGWLGLRRLLRCHPFCPGGIDLVPEIPEWRSKS, encoded by the coding sequence ATGAAGAATATTCTGCTGTCCCTGATTGTTTTTTACCGCTATGCTCTTAGCCCTTTTATGGGTAATCATTGCCGCTATTATCCTTCCTGCTCAGCCTATACTCAAGAGGCCATCCAGCGTTATGGTGGATTTCGAGGTGGTTGGTTAGGGCTGAGGCGCCTTTTACGTTGCCATCCCTTTTGCCCTGGCGGTATTGATCTAGTACCCGAAATACCCGAATGGCGATCTAAATCCTGA
- a CDS encoding M23 family metallopeptidase has translation MIRGLMGWLGFGWLFLCPAWGAEPMLELNGVLQQGSLVIGRTEPGTQVFLDGRWVRVSKGGSFLIGFGRDAKPKSILKLVTSDGAYKTRELKIAQRQYQIQRIEGLPSRKVTPRTEDLARIRKEAALVRKAREMDDSRTDFLSGFIWPVHGAISGVYGSQRILNGQPRRPHYGIDIAAPTGTPVRAPADGLVTLVHPGMFFSGGTLILDHGHGLSSAFLHLHRILVKEGEQITQGEIIAEVGATGRVTGAHLDWRINLFQTRLDPQLLVAPMPAGGMQ, from the coding sequence ATGATACGTGGGCTGATGGGATGGTTAGGATTTGGGTGGTTATTCCTGTGTCCAGCATGGGGGGCGGAACCGATGCTGGAACTCAATGGGGTTTTGCAACAAGGGAGCTTAGTTATTGGGCGAACGGAACCAGGAACGCAGGTATTCCTGGATGGACGTTGGGTACGAGTCTCCAAAGGAGGGAGCTTTTTAATCGGTTTTGGCCGTGATGCCAAGCCTAAGTCCATTCTTAAGCTCGTTACCTCCGATGGCGCTTATAAAACCCGAGAACTTAAGATTGCCCAACGCCAATATCAAATCCAGCGTATTGAAGGGCTACCCTCCCGTAAAGTAACTCCTCGCACTGAGGATTTGGCGCGTATTCGTAAAGAGGCTGCTCTGGTCAGGAAAGCGCGGGAGATGGATGACTCGCGCACCGATTTTCTTAGTGGATTTATCTGGCCTGTGCATGGCGCTATTTCTGGTGTTTATGGGAGTCAGCGAATATTAAATGGGCAGCCTCGGCGACCCCATTATGGAATTGATATCGCAGCGCCTACCGGAACGCCCGTGCGGGCCCCAGCGGATGGACTGGTTACCCTGGTTCATCCTGGTATGTTTTTTTCGGGAGGAACGCTAATCCTCGATCATGGACATGGGCTTTCATCGGCATTTTTGCATTTGCACCGAATCCTGGTAAAAGAAGGCGAACAGATAACCCAAGGAGAAATCATTGCCGAAGTTGGGGCTACGGGTCGGGTTACCGGCGCTCATCTGGATTGGCGGATCAATCTTTTTCAAACCCGGCTTGATCCCCAGCTCTTGGTTGCGCCGATGCCGGCTGGGGGTATGCAGTAA
- a CDS encoding TPR end-of-group domain-containing protein gives MQAQKARETLDSKADDFFKNAYKKFSSAALLDSEDGGIFHYWGLVLYDQAQRKQGKEAKELYQAAGEKFEKALNLEPDNAKIMNDWGAALIEQARNKPDKRAESFYEKAKEKITAADALEPGLGAYNLACIHSLRREQKACQKYLEQAHLAGNLPSVKYLKVDQDLDNVKNEKWFQDFLGKISEEAEKNLKIEEREVEIEVPPEGKQKNISNSWWRKLRRS, from the coding sequence TTGCAAGCCCAGAAAGCAAGAGAAACGCTGGATTCTAAAGCAGATGATTTTTTTAAAAATGCTTATAAAAAATTCTCTTCGGCTGCTTTGCTGGATTCCGAGGATGGAGGAATTTTTCATTATTGGGGCTTAGTGCTGTATGACCAGGCCCAGCGCAAACAGGGTAAGGAAGCTAAGGAGCTCTATCAGGCGGCAGGGGAAAAATTTGAAAAGGCGCTTAATCTTGAACCGGATAACGCTAAAATCATGAACGATTGGGGGGCGGCTTTAATTGAGCAGGCTAGAAATAAACCCGATAAGCGTGCCGAAAGTTTTTATGAAAAAGCGAAAGAAAAAATTACTGCCGCCGATGCGTTGGAACCAGGGTTGGGCGCCTATAATTTAGCTTGTATTCATAGTTTGCGTAGAGAACAAAAGGCATGCCAAAAATATTTAGAGCAAGCTCATCTAGCGGGTAATCTTCCTTCAGTAAAATATCTTAAAGTAGATCAGGATCTAGATAATGTTAAAAATGAGAAATGGTTTCAAGATTTTCTTGGAAAAATCTCTGAGGAGGCAGAGAAAAATCTAAAAATAGAGGAGAGGGAGGTAGAAATAGAAGTACCGCCAGAAGGTAAGCAGAAAAATATTTCTAATTCTTGGTGGCGCAAACTAAGGCGATCCTAA
- a CDS encoding aminoglycoside phosphotransferase family protein, with amino-acid sequence MSDPRFDTLQQWLERGLGLINYRLAPASEDASFRRYFRVYYHGMSLIVMDAPPEQEDCRSFIHIAKEFRGLGLNVPEVLEQNLEQGLLLLTDLGEYPYLRVLNSHNASTFYGDALVALRLLQGGESDLPSYDQDLLLKEMRLFQEWYLEGHLGIEVGTSLDKVFERLAASALEQPRVLVHRDYHSRNLMVTEQANPGILDFQDAVKGPVTYDLVSLLRDCYIAWPRDWVLVWLYDYRRQAARAGIPVGASEAEFLRWFDWMGVQRHLKAIGIFARLNARDGKSGYLKDIPRTLDYLRTVVRQYGELADLDRVLRDFSNQ; translated from the coding sequence GTGTCCGATCCACGTTTCGATACCTTACAGCAATGGTTGGAACGGGGGCTTGGTTTAATAAATTACCGCCTGGCGCCGGCCTCGGAGGATGCTAGTTTTCGGCGCTATTTTCGGGTGTATTACCATGGGATGAGTCTAATCGTTATGGATGCTCCGCCGGAGCAGGAGGATTGCCGGTCGTTTATCCATATTGCCAAAGAATTTCGTGGCTTAGGACTCAATGTGCCCGAAGTGTTGGAACAAAATTTAGAACAAGGTCTTTTGCTGCTTACCGATCTGGGGGAGTATCCATATCTAAGAGTCTTGAACTCCCATAATGCCTCAACGTTCTATGGGGATGCTTTAGTGGCTCTGCGGTTGCTTCAGGGAGGGGAGAGTGATTTACCCTCCTATGACCAGGATTTGCTGCTGAAAGAGATGAGGTTATTCCAGGAATGGTATTTGGAAGGGCACTTAGGAATCGAGGTAGGGACGTCTTTAGATAAGGTATTCGAGCGGCTTGCAGCCTCAGCCTTAGAGCAGCCGCGGGTGCTCGTACATCGAGATTACCATTCTCGCAACCTGATGGTGACAGAGCAAGCTAATCCGGGGATTTTAGATTTCCAGGATGCGGTGAAGGGTCCGGTAACCTACGATTTAGTATCTTTATTGCGGGACTGCTATATTGCCTGGCCCCGGGATTGGGTTCTCGTTTGGCTCTATGATTACCGGCGTCAAGCTGCTCGGGCAGGCATTCCAGTAGGCGCTAGCGAAGCGGAGTTTCTGCGTTGGTTCGACTGGATGGGGGTGCAGCGTCATTTGAAGGCAATCGGGATCTTTGCCCGTTTGAATGCCCGGGATGGAAAGTCAGGTTATCTTAAGGATATTCCCCGGACTTTGGATTATCTTCGCACTGTAGTCCGCCAATATGGGGAACTCGCGGACTTGGACCGGGTGCTAAGGGATTTCTCGAACCAATGA
- the murU gene encoding N-acetylmuramate alpha-1-phosphate uridylyltransferase MurU, giving the protein MKAMILAAGRGERMRPLTDNTPKPLLWAGSKRLIEYLIESLAAAGFIDLVINHAYFGGQIEQALGNGERYGVQICYSPEGGEGLETGGGIFQAIPLLGKEPFLAVNGDIWTDYPFTRVQQVPIGLAHLILVDNPPYSPHGDFALQGERIAAMGANKLTFSGMGIYRPELFAQCNPGRFPLAPLLREAMAQGRVTGEHYRGQWRDIGTPSRLQQLTHWLRSHK; this is encoded by the coding sequence ATGAAGGCCATGATTCTAGCCGCTGGTCGCGGGGAGCGAATGCGGCCGTTGACCGATAATACCCCTAAACCCTTGCTTTGGGCCGGTTCCAAACGCCTAATCGAATATCTCATTGAGTCCTTAGCAGCGGCTGGATTTATCGATCTTGTGATTAATCATGCCTATTTTGGTGGGCAGATAGAGCAAGCGTTGGGGAATGGCGAGCGCTACGGTGTTCAAATTTGTTATTCCCCCGAGGGGGGTGAGGGATTAGAGACGGGAGGTGGTATTTTTCAGGCGATTCCCTTGCTTGGGAAGGAGCCTTTTCTAGCTGTCAATGGCGATATTTGGACGGATTATCCTTTCACTAGAGTGCAGCAGGTACCAATAGGACTGGCCCACCTAATTTTGGTAGATAACCCCCCTTACTCTCCCCACGGGGATTTTGCCTTGCAGGGGGAACGAATAGCCGCTATGGGCGCCAATAAGCTAACGTTTAGCGGTATGGGGATTTATCGCCCGGAGCTATTCGCCCAATGCAATCCTGGCCGGTTTCCCTTGGCCCCTTTACTGCGGGAAGCGATGGCCCAGGGTCGGGTGACGGGAGAGCATTATCGAGGGCAGTGGCGTGATATCGGTACTCCATCCCGTTTACAGCAATTGACTCATTGGCTGCGGAGCCATAAATAG
- the argF gene encoding ornithine carbamoyltransferase yields MAVPHFLTLFDLPADEIKQLVRRAIELKALQRQGKIYEPLKNQVLGMLFEKSSTRTRVSFEVGMIQLGGNAVFLSPRDTQLGRGEPLEDTARVLSRMVNCLMVRTFSHSMLEHFAAYSQVPVINALTDSYHPCQLLADIQTYFEHRGDIQGRTVAWIGDGNNMCQSYINAACQFDFQLHIATPTGYGPDPAILQIARERVQIMAEPQEAVRGADLIVTDVWTSMGQEQEKHRRLQDLADYQVNSELMSLAKRDALFMHCLPAHRGEEVSAEVMDSSQSVVWDEAENRLHAQKALLEKLLVGGPL; encoded by the coding sequence ATGGCGGTACCACATTTTTTGACCTTATTCGACCTACCAGCCGATGAAATCAAGCAATTAGTGCGCCGGGCTATTGAACTCAAGGCATTGCAGCGGCAAGGAAAAATCTATGAGCCCCTAAAAAACCAAGTATTGGGAATGTTATTTGAGAAATCCTCTACCCGCACCCGTGTTTCCTTCGAAGTGGGCATGATTCAACTAGGCGGCAATGCGGTTTTCCTTTCACCCCGAGATACCCAATTAGGACGGGGAGAACCGTTAGAGGATACTGCCCGGGTTCTCTCCCGGATGGTAAACTGTCTAATGGTCCGCACCTTTTCCCACTCCATGCTGGAACATTTCGCCGCCTACTCTCAAGTACCCGTCATCAATGCCCTAACGGACAGTTATCACCCCTGTCAATTGTTGGCAGATATCCAAACCTACTTCGAACACCGGGGAGATATTCAGGGTCGGACCGTAGCTTGGATAGGAGACGGCAATAATATGTGCCAATCCTATATTAATGCGGCCTGCCAATTCGATTTTCAGCTACATATTGCCACGCCAACAGGCTACGGACCTGACCCCGCTATTTTACAAATAGCTAGGGAGCGAGTACAAATCATGGCAGAACCGCAGGAAGCAGTTAGAGGAGCTGATCTAATCGTTACCGATGTTTGGACCAGCATGGGGCAAGAACAAGAAAAACACCGCCGACTTCAAGATCTTGCTGACTACCAAGTCAATAGCGAGCTCATGTCCCTGGCCAAACGGGATGCGCTTTTCATGCACTGTCTTCCCGCTCACCGGGGCGAGGAGGTCAGTGCGGAAGTCATGGATAGTTCCCAAAGCGTAGTCTGGGATGAAGCTGAAAACCGTCTCCATGCCCAAAAGGCTTTATTGGAAAAACTACTCGTAGGCGGGCCATTATAA